The DNA window TCTGCCCTGGAAAACTGATAGTTTTCGTTTCAAATGAAAAATCCCGTCAGGTTTTGTTAAACCTGGGCACAACTGACACCGCTAGTCTGAGGATGTGAATCTTACTGAGTGAGACAAAGTTCTCCTCTCTGTGGGCACGACTGTGGCTGGCCTTCCTCTCTCAACGGGGAATGGAACGAACACAGTGtgcaggagcacttgctgctcttcctgaaggCTTGAGCTCAGTGCCCAGCACCCATGGGAGCTGCAACTTCAGCAGGCCTCCGAGGGCGCTCACATACACTGCACACTCTTTCGcagacataaataaacaaatataaagatAATCTTCTAAAGAAAAGCTACTGGAAGGTGGGTTCTCCTGGGTGATTCCCACTGCTGTCTCTTTGGTGTTGTGCTTGTTAGCACTGCCTCCTATAGTAAGTTCCTTAACTCTTCTCAGGTAGATTACAGGGCTCTCAGGCTTTCTGCACTGGACACGTCTCCTCACAAAGTTGAGTGAGGCATATAATGCTAAAGGTCACATCAAGCATTCCTCTTTTCCAAAACCTAAGGCTGCCAGTGTCTGCTTTGAGGATATTGCTGCAGGGGAGTTGAAGGCAGGCCTACAAGAGAGCAATACCACCCAACCCTCCCCTTGGACCACTCTCTGAGCTCCCAGTGAGCATCCCTCACCCACCTCTAGCTGAACATGAGGAAAACACATGCAGAACCCAGCTGTTCATAGAACTCATAGTGAAGTCTCACCTCCTTTTTGCTGCCTTCTAAATGACTTTGACAGCAGGAGACACTGAGCCCCTGTGCACACTGAGCCTTCCTTCCCCAGCAAGAATCCTCATGGTTTACTTTGGAAGcttagacaaaaacacaaaatttGTAGGTTTTATGAGATCAAACAGAAGTTGCTGCACAGGAGGGCTGGCTTACCCACGTGTAATTGAATGGACCTGAAATTGTGGCAAAATATACTAACACATATCAAGAAGTAGTCTAAAATGATAAAGCTGAGCTCTGAAATCTaacaggtttagttcccagccccACCTTTAGCATTACCTGCATCCACTCATTTCATCTTTCCatgccttggtttctccatctgtagaACTGAGATAACAATGGTGTCCACCTTACCTGGCTGTTGTGAAGACCAGGCTATTTAGTAGAACGTTCAAAAAACAGATGctgtgctgggctggagagatgatggctttaTTGTTAAAAGCACATTTGGCTCtaacagaggacctggttcccTGCACcctcatggtgactcacagctttCCACAACACCAGGTCTAGGGGATCTGTCACTGTCCCCTGTCCTCCAAGAGCACTCCACAGACATGGTGCACTTTCACCAAAGCACACACTTAATACAAAAGAAGTAAGTCTAAGAATGTATGGAAAGTCAATGCTGAACAGTTAATGGTTATCAGCTATAACCCTCACGACTTCTACATGATGAGCTATACATCTTGTCAACGGGGACAGCACATTTGAGTTTCCTTCTGTTTTGAGAGATAATTGTTTTTCTCACAGTAATTCTGTTCTGACTTCTTCCCAAGCTACAGACTCATCATCCTCCTAGCCACTAGTCATTACCCTAACCTACTGAGCAAGTGGCGGGTTCCTCCCTATTACAGCTTACCTTTCTCTCACTGGCCTTCCAGGTCACTGAAGAGAGTCCAGAATTGCATTAATATCTACATCTTATTATTAGCTATTAACATCTGTTATCTAATACTTTAAGTCACATTAGTATTTATACTGTGTGATTTCCATCATTGTATATTTTAAAGGGAGATCTCCAGTCCTTAGTTTGTTGGTTCTaagacatagaaggaagtcagccttgggggagggaggaaaggaaatgcTGCATACCTGAATCTCACGCTTTTGCTGTATACTCAGTTCTGTTCCCAGATTGCAAAGGCCAGATGGTAAGACATGGAGGGAGTGTAACCTTCCAGGGTATCGGAGATGACCAAATAAAGTGCTGTAAGGAGTGGAGAAGATGCCAGTGTGAATACTGCTGTCCAAAGAGATTCGAGCCCCACAGACGAGGAACCATATGGTGTGAACAAccagctccttcctcttctcatcagcatcagcatcagcagcagcagcagcagcagccaccaccGCCGCCGCCTCCACCACGAAGTCAAGATGCTCAAGTAAGGGGTGACCAAAGAATGGAAAGTGAAATTGATGCCCAGACCATATGTTATGAAGAGCCATTCCTTTTCAGAAGACTGGAGTCCCTGATAAGGAGGAACCAAGACGGGATAGTAATAAAGCAGAATGAAGATGGCTTTCTGAtaaagaaggcagaggaaggcaaaaagaaaaagaaaacatccagGAGGGCATCAGCACACCCAGAAACAGATTCTGATTCCAGCGCTCCACAGACCGGAGAGGCTCCTTTCGAAAGTAAACCACCCGAAGAACAaccagagggagaagagaagaaacgcaagaaagaaaagaagaaaaagaagaaaaaagacaaagacggctgagaaaggaggaggaggacagggcAAAACATGGCCTCCAATGTGATCTCCCCATCAGATACAAGCCGCATCTGCCCTCACCCCGGTGCATCATGGTTATAAAATCCAATCCCTCTAGACATCTTCATTTTCTGCTGCTCAGAAGGTTGCCTTTATCACACCTCCCTGCCACATCTTCATCTTCCAAATTTTGCTTTATTAGTCAACATATATAATCCAATTAAGAAAGACGGTGTTATCTGAAATAAAATGTCtttagtaaatatctaataagttCCTTTGACAAtgttctatctctatctctagctGAACCAGTTGACTTTGTGACCTTGGTGGTTGCAAATGCTTTATtagcatataaattatatatatatatatatatatatatatatacatataaacatgagCACAGTCATTTTTAAGagtcaattttaaaatgtgtccaAAAGTAGTTTACATAGACAGTCTTATAAGAGTTTAGACATAAAGGGATCAGGAAtcttgagaaagaaaaaatatatgtcTGTCCTCCTTCATAGGGACAGAGAACAATGACACCTTACAAGCTGTCATTGTTGGATTGCACATATGATGGATTACACATAGATACATGACAGAGCAAAAGAAGCAAGGGGGTCCCAGGCATGAGACATGTGCCACATGCTAGCATGCAGCTGAGACTCAGTGGGCCACCAGTGAGTCTGAACTTAAGTCAGGTTCTAAAAAATGATAGCGGGGAAAGGAGTTTCTAAAAACAAACCTGAGTTTACACGTTACTCTTTGGACAACTGAAAAGCTTCAGGGTATCTGAGGcaaggtggagggaggggagggacaaaacggaggaaaggagagaaacgaGGGAGGGGAggcaaaggagggaggagggaggggaggagaccagagttcaattcccagcacttgtaTCTGCTggctggctcacaactacctggaaTTCTGTTCCGTGGcattccatgccctcttctgcatCCTGAGGTCCTACATCCAAGTACATCCCCCAACACCCGccccctacacacagacacacacacacacacacacacacttagaacaACAGCAACCCATGTGGCTGTAGCCAGGAAACAGGCTTTGGAAGAGGCTGGAGGGTGTGAGGCCTGAGAATGTGGAGAGTGACATGTGCCACAGCTGCCAGAGCAGAGGCAGGTCAGATCCTAGTGACTCTGACCAATACTCAGTGGATCCCTGCCTGGCCTCACCAACAGCCTCCAGCTCAGCTTTTCTCCTCCCCAGGTTCCCCTGGACACACTTCCTGTCCTGTATTAGTCAGAGATCTCTAGAATAATAGAACTTaatgaatacacatacacacaaatatatttttatttatatacttatatatgggtgtatataacacatatacacccatatatataatatacacccatatatataatatatatatgtatatatacatacacatatatataaatacacacatcaatattcccatgagaaaaaggaaaaaagcccTCACAGGTGCACCCAGACACttgagttttagttaattccagatgtagtcaagttgatggTCAAGACATCACAGTCCCCAAAACATGAGAACTACTCAGGCTGCTAAGATTGACAGCAAGGAACTGTCACTGTCCCTTCCATGGCTACACTGAACCTACGTTCTCCCCATGcaatcaaccctttcctcttctcacACCCACGAGCTCTTCTACACATCCTCTGTCTAATCACCCccactcctcctctccccctgcaAAGCTCCCCAAAGCTCTTCCCTTTCTCCAGCCCTCACTCCCCGCCCCACACCTTtccacactgtcttagtcagggtctctattcctgcacaaacatcatgaccaagaagcaagctggggaggaaaggatttattcagcttacacttccatgctgctgttcatcaccaaaggaagtcaggactggaactcaggcaggtcaggaagcaggagctgatgcagaggccatggagggatgttctttactggcttgcctcccctggcttgctctgcctgctttcttatagaatccaagactatcagcccagagatggtcccacccacaaggggcctttcccacttgatcactaattgagaaaatgccttagagttggatctcatggaggcatttcctcaactgaagctcctttctctgtgataactccagctgtgtcaagttgacaaaactagccagtacaattgaccccttgtcaacttgacacacaaacacatcactagtaagcctcaacccttacattcttattcatccccaagatctaaataactttaaaagtcccacagtctttacatattcttaaattttcaatctctttaaaatatccatctcttttaaaatccaaagtctttttacaattaaaagtctcttaactgtgggctccactaaaacagtttcttcctttaagagggaaaatatcagggcacagtcacaatcaaaagcaaaagtcaatctccaactgtccaatgtctgggatccaacttacgatcttctgggctcctctcaagggcttgggtcacttctccagccatgccctttgtagcacacgcgtcatcctctaggctccagatgcctgtactccactgctgctgctgctcttggtggtcatctcatggtactggcatctccaaaacactgcatgaccccttcagtcctgggccatcaattgcaactgaggctgcactttcaccaaaggccttccatggcttctcacagtgccaagcctcagctgctctgctcaactccttcatgccttcaaaaccagtaccacctgggtgacccttacacattaccaagtccagccacagcacaaggtacgactttggctatatctggaacacagccactgtgctctcagaaaacacttcccagaagatgtcacctcaatgatgctggtctcttcttaatcaccgctaatttcttagctccagctaaccagcatcaatagtcccagtaatgcaaagtttttgctttagtagttctggtatcttgttaatcacagctgattcttcagccccagctaaccagaactacagaatcttcacaatcaaaacagcaatgaccctgaaaagagtctttaattttccctctgaaatttcacaagccaggcctccatcttctgcactgttctcaacattatcttccaagctcctacaaaacatctgacagagctcttaacaacgaatggatcttcaagcccaaagttccaaagtccttccacagacctccccaaaacatggtcaggttgtcgcaggaataccccactctgctggtaccaatttgtcttagtcagggtctctattcctgcacaaacatcatgaccaagaagcaagctggggaggaaagggtttattcggcttacacttccatgctgctgttcatcaccaaaagaagtcaggactggaactcaggcaggtcaggaagcaggagctgatgcagaggccatggagggatgttctttactggcttgcctcccctggcttgctccgcctgctttcttatagaatccaagactgccagtccagagatggtcccacccacaaggggcctttcccacttgatcactaattgagaaaatgccttacagttggatctcatggaggcatttcctcaactgaagctcctttctctgtgataactccagctgtgtcaagttgacaaaactagccagtacaattgaccccttgtcaacttgacacacaaacacatcactagtaagcctcaacccttacattcttattcatccccaagatctaaataactttaaaagtcccacagtctttacatattcttaaattttcaatctctttaaaatatccatctcttttaaaatccaaagtctttttacaattaaaagtctcttaactgtgggctccactaaaacagtttcttcctttaagagggaaaatatcagggcacagtcacaatcaaaagcaaaagtcaatctccaactgtccaatgtctgggatccaacttacgatcttctgggctcctccaagggcttgggtcacttctccagccatgccctttgtagcacacgcgtcatcctctaggctccagatgcctgtactccactgctgctgctgctcttggtggtcatctcatggtactggcatctccaaaacactgcatgaccccttcagtcctgggccatcaattgcaactgaggctgcactttcaccaaaggccttccatggcttctcacagtgccaagcctcagctgctctgctcaactccttcatgccttcaaaaccagtaccacctgggtgacccttacacattaccaagtccagccacagcacaaggtacgactttggctatatctggaacacagccactgtgctctcagaaaacacttcccagaagatgtcacctcaatgatgctggtctcttcttaatcaccgctaatttcttagctccagctaaccagcatcaatagtcccagtaatgcaaagtttttgctttagtagttctggtatcttgttaatcacagctgattcttcagccccagctaaccagaactacagaatcttcacaatcaaaacagcaatgaccctgaaaagagtctttaattttccctctgaaatttcacaagccaggcctccatcttctgcactgttctcaacattatcttccaagctcctacaaaacatctgacagagctcttaacaacgaatggatcttcaagcccaaagttccaaagtccttccacagacctccccaaaacatggtcaggttgtcgcaggaataccccactctgctggtaccaatttgtcttagtcagggtctctattcctgcacaaacatcatgaccaagaagcaagctggggaggaaagggtttattcggcttacacttccatgctgctgttcatcaccaaaagaagtcaggactggaactcaggcaggtcaggaagcaggagctgatccagaggccatggagggatgttccttactagcttgcctcccctggcttgctcagcctgctctcttatagaatccaagactgccagtccagagatggtcccacccacaaggggcctttcccacttgatcactaattaagaaaatgccttagagttggatctcatggagtcatttcctcaactgaagctcctttctctgtgataaccccagctgtgtcaagttgatacaaaactagccagtacacacaccTCCACCTCACCCTCTATTCTTCATTCTGCAGTCCCCTCCCTCACAGCTACCCATAATGCAGCAGAGAGGTAGGGAAGCGTTGGTCAGCCTGATAACTGAATTAGGAGGCATGCGGTGATGTTGGGGTCACATGTTGGCCTTACCTTTCTCCATACAACCGTGAAAACAACTTTCCCACAACAccattttttactttaaaaatggtCACTAgaattgcaaaataaaataattttgtagcAGCCAGTTGAATTTCTCTATACCACTACAAATAGGCTTTCATGTCCACTTATATTTTATCAAAACAGCTCAGTTCTGTCTTGTTGGACCCAAGGCAGGCagctgtgatagtttgtatatgcttggcccagggagtggcactattgg is part of the Mus musculus strain 129X1/SvJ chromosome 17 genomic contig, GRCm38.p6 alternate locus group 129X1/SvJ 129X1/SVJ_MMCHR17_CTG2 genome and encodes:
- the BC051142 gene encoding testis-expressed basic protein 1 isoform 1 (isoform 1 is encoded by transcript variant 1), coding for MADLEIVLAVILTVLALAILTILIARWSRRRNNGAGMSRFASEQSISHGRHKRRGKQFRFLCRTGSVINEDPHCVSFPLGSRCSFSSDSELTQKTFLQTPGPIVQCMDSSESCTPEGSNAVIPVDICCQPALKPSCCQQLAIKPSCCQPCQPCQPCQPYQPCQPSPPDTLPLLITQRTSTKCGPPIILKKPSDCKGQMVRHGGSVTFQGIGDDQIKCCKEWRRCQCEYCCPKRFEPHRRGTIWCEQPAPSSSHQHQHQQQQQQQPPPPPPPPRSQDAQVRGDQRMESEIDAQTICYEEPFLFRRLESLIRRNQDGIVIKQNEDGFLIKKAEEGKKKKKTSRRASAHPETDSDSSAPQTGEAPFESKPPEEQPEGEEKKRKKEKKKKKKKDKDG